The genomic interval GCTCCTATTATATATCACTGCGGGGGAAAAGCAGGTTACGCCTACGCTGGAGATAGCAGATGAAACGGTGCGGGGGTTTGGGTGCACAGCGTTGAGTTGGGTGTTTAATTCCTTAACGTCAATTACGGCCGTTTGCAGTGTTGGAGACTTAATTTGCGGTAATTCACAACATGGCGCTATAAATTTCCCTTATCCTTCGTAACGTCGAAATGATAGCAGCGCTGGCGCAAATACTCTAAtaaatcatttcattttatgcaTTAAATATGGCACGCGAGCAATGCAGATCAAAAGTGGGTTTTCTAAATAAGGAATCCGGTGTCCCGTCTTGGTAGTGCAAGCTTTAGCCCCATGTATGAGGCGAGGATGACTGTTTGGTCGTCTGAGACCTATAGGTGGATTCTTTCTACCTCCCAACACAATTAGATAGAATTTCTCTTTAGAGTCCAGTGTCACACTAGCGATGAGCCACAGCCAGGGTACTGCCAGCCCAGCTCTCCTAGCAAACAAGACTTGTTAGAGCAAATCCCTCCAGATGTACCAGTTTCCTCCCAGAGTAAAAACATGCAGGTATGTGAACTGGTGCCTGTAAAGTGCCCCTagcctgtgccctgtgaaggatcGCAGCCTGGCCGTTTGCCCCAGCCTCATGACCAGCGTTCCAGGGGCAGCAGGAAGCCCTCAGGGAGCCGCGCCCAACGACACACAGAAAGATGACAGCAAGGCAGGTGCCTATAGCAGCTTCATCAGTTTATTAATGAGTTTAATTTTATACCAACAAAAACacagtttctctctctccctccctcccctgcACCACGAAAACCCCAGTCCCACCACCCCTCCAACAGCGCCACCCACGCCGGGCAGAGCGACGAACAATGGAATCACGACCCAAGACTTAAACAGACTGCCGACATCTGAATCCAGCTGGGAGTCAGTGGGGACCAAGACATCAAGCGGATGCTGATCTGGACGGGGACGCACACGCAGCCACGGGCACCAGTGACACGCTCACCCAGGCACATCGCTCGCTCTCTAACACACAGACGAGTCGACACAGGCTCGCACAGCTGCAGCCTCCCACATCCTCGGACATAcaaatggggggcgggggggcagagaggagaAGTGGGGCAGCTTACAGGACTAACCATGGCTTCAACTGCTGTTATTCCTATTGTTCTGGACACCACAGCGTCCAAAGATTCTGGCTTGACGCGTGCACACGAATACATAGATTAGCACGATATGCACAAGTCATGTCCCTTCACATTTAGTATGTATGTCCACTGAGTGactatggtgtgtgtgtgtgtgtgtgtgtgtgtgtgtgtgtacctgcaaATACCAGACCTTTATTACACAATATTCCAAAGCTTCAGATACAAGTACCTTGGAACAATTTTAGACAGCTGCTAGTCAATGactcattaaaaacaaaattccctaaccctaaacccccCTCTCAAAAACAGACCCATACAGatatacaataaataaacaaaatgacatttaagagaaatgacaaccagagagatggagggagagagaattCAAACAGAAGAACAGTACAATttcttcccccccacccccaaaaaggGCCTGAAATAAAATTGTATTTACAGACTGAGAGCCCAGCCTCTGCTTGACTGGCTCCACCCCGCTAGAGAAAAATTACAAGAACAACGatataataacaacaaaaaagtTTATATTTACAGatttgcagggggggggggaggggctggggggagaGGCTCCAAAAGCAGGGGGCTGTTTCTACTTGCTGTCTGGAGTAGCTTAGCTGGTGCAGCAGTGGGAGCTGGGagcaaacggggggggggggggttggtggggtAACTGTAACCAGGACAAGAACAGCAGTCGAACCCGAACGGGATGGAAGCCGAGTGACAGAGACAGAAAAGCGGACCCACTTTGGGGATCTGCCAGGGGGAATCTGGGGCGGCCACGACCCGGGGTGAGGGCAGAGCACCACCGCGGTACGGGACGGCAGGGACTGCACCCCGCGTCCCGGAAGACGCCACCACGACGATCGGGCAGGTGGCACGCGGACAAGTAGAGATTCCGGACTACACAGTCACTGGCCGGAAACTCAGACGGTCCCTTCTAAAATCAAAAGCTGTAAGACTTATATGTTCACGCTTGCGATACCCTTCCATCGCCACCTGGTGCCGCTGTTGCTACAGAATTTAGCCAACTCGCgtttaaaataaatgtctaaAATCCACCCATGCTCTAatgaatataaaaattaaacatgTACAGAAATGGAAAAAGTTGTCAGTTTCACAtaattaaaaagtataaaagcaGACACTTCCCCCGATTCTTAAACAAAAAGTAAAACTTCCAACGCTCGACACTTTAAAGAAGACCGGAGGATGGAGACGAAACAGCAGTGGCTTCAATGGCAACACAAAGTGCTTTGACGACAAAGACAGCTAAGGATCAGAGCCCCAGAGTGGCAAGCTGCCTCAGCCTCGGGAAAGGCATCCTCCACTGCAACAAGACAGTGAGATGGACAGCTGGGAGAAAAATCCAGTCCACACTGTGAGATTCGGGAGACCTATCCTGGGGGTGACCAGCAGATGGAGACATTGGCCCAGAAGCCAGGAGGAGAGCCGTCAGACAGCCACACCACGGGATTGTCACATGTCTACGATTAGCTCACAACCATTTGCTCTGGTGTTTATTCCTTGGAAACCAGGTTTcaattatttataaaaacaaagtgtgagattcaaataaataaaatttattttctctttaaaaaaatgaatgaaattaaaaagTGGAGATTACAGACAACATGCCCCTTGAAGATGCCCCTGCTATGCCCTCGGTTACCGCTGCCGCTAGCAGACGCAGATCTGATCGCTGACGCAGACCTCCAGCCTCGCACTGCACGGAAATCCCTGGGCGTCTGCCTGGAGGTAGCTTATACTGACCTGACCTAACCTGACTGAAACTCTACCCTACTGCATAACTACGATGAACCTATGTGTTAGAACTGTTTTTTTTCACTTAAAGGGTAGGGGTTACAAGTTTGGTGGTGGTGGGAGGTGGGGGACAAAAAGATGCTGAAcgtttgtttgcatgtgtgcgtttgcttgtgtgtgtgcggtgtattgtgtgcgcgtgtgtggtATTTGCTTACTACAGTTTGGAGCCAATGACATTGGAAAAATCTGGAGGAATGGGAGGGTAGGGGAGATTTGACTGACAGACAGATAACAAGGGCTGTTCAGGTGCTGTTGCTGAGAGGTCCAGGTGCTGAGCTGGGCTGGGCTgcactgtctgagacactgccctctgctggtagAGAGAGAAAGCTTACGTTAGGtactatttttttccccatcccccTGCTCCACAATTGAATGAATGCAATCGCGCGAGCTTAGGACCCTGGTGCTGGGCGGTCTCGCTGACTTCCCCTTACATTAAGAACAAGTTTCACCTTTGTGCTTTCATCCCATGGAACTGTTTGCAAGATTCTCATCTAAAAGGCATACAAGAGTAGACAGGTTTTGGTATTGGGTTCAAGTTTTGATGTCTGATGTCTACCCTAAGCTCTACAACTAGTGACGAGATGACAGAAAGAGTCACACTAACATTAAGATATGCAAACAGGGCACATTCATGCTTAGATGAATTAATAATTCCATATTTAAGCAAACTTTTTGGACGGACTTAGGAGCCCACCTAAGCCATTAACAGGGTAATTGCAATTGGAAGGCTATTGAAGGGAAATTTGTTAATAAACGGAGCTGGTTTGACGACGGTGCATTACCGTGAGAGGGAGGTGTCGTCTGCGCGCGGGCGTGTGGAGGAATGAGCGTGGAGTTCAGCTGGGGCTGGATGGAGAGCTCTGCGAGGGGGGAAGAGGGTGCGTTAGCAGGGAGCAGCACGGCCTCCCACGCACTGACACGGCGAGGCTGTCACACAGCTGTCAGGTGTGCTCTGAGAAGCCTGGTTTCCCTCAAAAAAGAAGCATTTGGACCTTTTGAAATAAAATGCAGGTTCCCGCCAACGTGAGCGCCAGAGGACAGAGCAGCGGGACAAAGGAACATGCAGGCTTGCCATACTGCCCTCTATTGGACAATAAAAGTTATGTTTTAGCTGCTTGCCTAATAGAATAAGATGATTTCATTCGTCCCCAtggagaaattctcttttcacctccCCAACCTTGCTGTCCACGAGACACACAGGGACAAATACCAGTGAGATCAAGCTTAGAGGTCACAGTGTAGGGTCACCCCTGGAAGGGGTGATTAAGGTCCTTGCTCAGGGGTCCAATAGCAGTATCAGTCTGCCAGCCCCGGGAactgaaccagtaaccttccgaTTACAAGAACAGAAGTtctaacccactgaaccacacacctcCCCATTAAATTTATATGGTATATTAACTAGCATGTTGACTGTGTGCTTCCCATTAAGAGACGTTATCTCAATCCCTCCTCTATTAAGGTGGGCCTGCACCTTTTTACAGTGCGAGATATTTTACTGAATACCTGCCCTCCCTCACGATTACGAGAGGACCGTAAAACTGCCGCCTTCAGTGGTGAACCTGAGATTTAGACACTGCACCAGGACCTGCTGAACAGCCTCTCAGTCTCCATATTAGTGCTAAACCCACCCACCCCATCCCAGAAACTGCACTGTGCAAAACATAAGGTCATTTTTTTTGGCTTTGGCCCCTCTGGACAGCAAAAAAGTACCACTGGCTACCAATGTGCGTAATGCTTATTCACACATTACTCAGGTTTAGTTCAAACAAACTGTTTATATTCAAACCTCATATACACCTTTATGACATGACCTGACTGGCTGCTGACAGTCTAGAGTGATCAGACTCTCTACAGGGTGCTCCTTTTGGACCTTATACTTCCTGTCCTTCATGTGAAATCACTTTTCCATTATACGTCACTTTTCACAATATGTAACACTTTACAGTGGACTTTGAGTAACATTTTACTTCATGTGTGAATGATCATGCACTAGTAAAAGCGTACTCGCTTTCATCAGCTCGGACTTCCGTGCGAAATAATGTGCATAAAACGAGGACGATGTGGTTGTCGGCAGCAGCACATTTATTCTCAAGAGATTACGCTGGTTTGCCGAGTCGCCATCCTAAGGGTCCTTTCTTAAATTTGCAGCCAAATACTGAAAGTTAATGATGGTCAGCTATGCTGTGTGAGCTGTACCAAGGGCCAGACCAATGGTGCTGAGGGTTTTCCATTGGAAACCATCTGAGCTGTACCTGCATTGATAGGGCCGAAAGTGTGACCAAAAGGAGCTGTCTGCTTCACCACCatctggagggggaggggggggagcggttctttatcaaaaataaaatcagtcaGTACGTTTAGTCTGTGTCTGGGGGAGCGCTCATCTTCTGCTGCCGAGGCTCCAACACACGTGTATGAATATTCACAAAGTGGTAGGCACGCCTCGTCAATCCCGAGGGGACACAAGGGTGGGAGTCTTTGGAGCAAATTAAACACAAAGCTGATTAATAAAAATCACTTCCATTCAGGCAACACTGGCCACCTTCACTGCGTTTCCCTAGGTACTGAGACCGGGGGAGGTCAGGGACGAGCCGAAACCTGCAGCTAACAGCAAATTAATCAGTCTGTTAATCAGTGCTGCGTCGGCATGCTAGACATTAGCGGCTGTGCCACAGAacgaccgggggggggggggatgggaagACCTACCCACGGGGCTGAAGTTGAAGAGCAGGGGCAGCTCCCGGCCACTGGGGAGCCGTGCACTGGGCTGCCGCAGCTCGTCAAAAAAAGCGTGGGCGCAGGCCTCCAGAGGGGACAGCCGTGTCACCGGCGTGTACTCCAGCAGGCGGGAGCACAGCGCTATGGCCTCTGGAGGGGTTCGCGGCTTGAACACCTGGGGGGACGGGACGGGGTAAGCACACACTCACCAAAAGCAGAGCATGACAGCAGACACGGCGACCTACGGGACAGCCTACCTTCGTCCAGGGGTGTGCTTTGATCTGTGGAAACTTGAACTCCGTGTAGTTGGGGTTCATTTCTCGGATCTGTTCCCTTGTCGGGGTCCCCAAAACCTGAGGTGGAGAGTTATGGTGGTTGCCGGAGCTTAGGCTTGTAAATCAGTGTTACAAACCCAGCACAATGCAATGCATTTAGGCTACCAAACAAGGCGTTTAACCCACTCTGTTAAAGACCAGATGTGCCACCAGGAAGCCCAAACTCGACTGATCTCTCAGGCCAAGCCACACCATCCCTGGCTCACCTTGATGATTTCCACCAGCTGGTCCACTCCGCTGTCCCCAGGGAAGATGGGCTGTCCCAGCAGCAGCTCAGCCAGCACGCACCCAGCGGACCAGATGTCGATGTTGGACGTGTAGTCGGTGGCCCCGAAGATGAGCTCGGGGGCCCGATAGTACCGCGAGCAGATGTAGGAGACATTGGGCTCCCCACGGACAAGCTGCTTtgcactggggggagggggagcagaCAAAACAAACCCATTTTGTTTTGAAACAATCCTAGCTGCCGGAAAAGCTCAGACTTCGAACAAGTCACCGTCCACACTTGGTGCAGTCATCAAGGTCGGCAAATAACTACGCAGTGCGAGAAGCCACGGGTGACCAATTGATGCAGGCTTTGATTATTAACCATCGTCAGGACTAACCGACATCTCCTAAATGGGGGGACTCACCTGCCGAAATCACACAGCTTGAGGATGGCAGTCTCGGGGTCCACCAACAGGTTCTGTGGCTTGATGTCTCTGTGACAGACCCCCTGGGAATGGATATAGGCCAGGCTGCGGAATAGCTGGTACATGTAGACCTAGAAGGGAGACAGGACAGCCTTAGGCACACAGATGGCAGCCCCAGACCACACAGGCACTGAAGGGACACACTTCACGTGGGGGGGGATTCATTTCTATGCCACAGAGGAGTGAGAGGAAGGCGACGGAGCACGGAGACACGAGCCTGTGGGCCGTGCAAGGACTCATTTACCACATAACAGTAGAGCCTGGACACAGAACAGGCCTAAGGGATGGAAAGCTGTCAGAACAGGAACAGGGGGTGGACATGCTGGGAGTACAATCTCAAGAGCTCAGACACCTGGGAACTGCTGGGACAGGATATACATGCCGGCAAGTGAGGTATCAACGGGAGCACATCCATGTCTGCAGCTACATGAGTCTCTATAAGATTACCACGGTAAAAGGCTATATGAACACCACCTAGACACCATTATAGAGGAGAACAGCTGCCCCCAGGGCTGGATTATGACAACAGGCCACAGCACGTTGGATTACAGCACAGCGTGATGCCAGAGGGGCGTTTTCCCAATAGCACAGACGAGCGCCACCCTCTCACTGACGCCGCATCACCTCAGCATGAACTGCGCACAGGAAAACCATGCGGGCCTTCAGGCTTCGCTTCAGCTTCCGTTTCCTGGAACAGACGGCTGTGATCGGGGGGGGGAACTGGAGGGTCAGTGACTTTGCAGTAACGCGACAGGTGGCTAAAGACCCGATGTTTGCCTGCAAAACGACTGATTCACCATCTTGGCCACTGGCCAGAGTAACACAAAGGATTAAGCAGGACTCACCAGCACAGTAGGCCTTTGGTATCTATCACTCGATCACCAGGAATTGCTGGGATGCTATCTACAAGCCACTGGCTACCCAGAGTTCGGCAATGAACAGTTCTTAGGGAAGTTGCATATGTCTCAGGCTAAGCACAGATCCCCGTGGAGGAACCCAGAAGGTACCACCCCCTGCAGCATGATAAGCTATCACCCAGCAAAACGCCAAAACATCCACTTTTTAAACCCCAGAGCACAGTcagcagtccaaagacattaAAAAACATGAATGATGCCGGATTAAGGATTTAACAGATTTGTTGGAAACAGAGAGCAATCGATTAACAAGTACTAATGAACCACCAACCGATTTAGACCTGCAACCACGGCCAGGGCAGCCTTAGGAGATCAGGGAGATGGACCGTCAAACAGCAGGGTGACAGACACTGCAAGGGCAGCTTTGAGCACTGCACAGTCAGAGAACAGGCTTTAATAAACCGGCTTTCATAGTGACCTCCAGAATTTATGGCATCCTTGGTAAAAATAACCAAAAGAAggctttggggaaaaaatgcttgctgttagggctgcacaatttggggaaaatatcgaatcgcgatttttctgacagaaattgcaattacgatttgatttgcgatttaatttttttatgtcaatattcaatattcagtgtgtagtaattttaaaacatatgacgcagcatgagataccatcagtattaactggtctatattctaatgcaaggatgagaatttaaagatgtgatgtgtcaagttaaagtaataatgaaaacaattgcagcaaaaagaaaaatagcgatcttgcaggtaacgcttattaccctcctaataacactagaaccgccttttcccacgccaatgaacaagcaagaactacttcggtaTATGCAgtccttttgtttgcgctattgtgttgttagctgctgttattaacactaataacactcaaagaaaaaaacataatattcataacagagtggctgttctgtcctgaaacggtaaagctggaaattttttaacgtagtatgcattttataaaatgttgaataaatagaagtaatttactggtgatttcatgttggtcgaagtttccgctttttaacaactgtatacggttattttctatacaaatcaattaaggtgaaacaaaaaatgtacgtgttca from Paramormyrops kingsleyae isolate MSU_618 chromosome 9, PKINGS_0.4, whole genome shotgun sequence carries:
- the gsk3ab gene encoding glycogen synthase kinase 3 alpha b isoform X1; the protein is MSGSGRPRTSSFAEPPGAPGAAAAAAGSAVAGGSAAGKTGASQASGSSSSGFGNLKMGRDSGKVTTVVATPGQGPDRPQEVSYTDIKVIGNGSFGVVYQARLIDSQEMVAIKKVLQDKRFKNRELQIMRKLDHCNIVRLRYFFYSSGEKKDEVYLNLVLDFVPETVYRVARHFNKAKTTIPIIYVKVYMYQLFRSLAYIHSQGVCHRDIKPQNLLVDPETAILKLCDFGSAKQLVRGEPNVSYICSRYYRAPELIFGATDYTSNIDIWSAGCVLAELLLGQPIFPGDSGVDQLVEIIKVLGTPTREQIREMNPNYTEFKFPQIKAHPWTKVFKPRTPPEAIALCSRLLEYTPVTRLSPLEACAHAFFDELRQPSARLPSGRELPLLFNFSPVELSIQPQLNSTLIPPHARAQTTPPSHAEGSVSDSAAQPSSAPGPLSNST
- the gsk3ab gene encoding glycogen synthase kinase 3 alpha b isoform X2, translating into MSGSGRPRTSSFAEPPGAPGAAAAAAGSAVAGGSAAGKTGASQASGSSSSGFGNLKMGRDSGKVTTVVATPGQGPDRPQEVSYTDIKVIGNGSFGVVYQARLIDSQEMVAIKKVLQDKRFKNRELQIMRKLDHCNIVRLRYFFYSSGEKKDEVYLNLVLDFVPETVYRVARHFNKAKTTIPIIYVKVYMYQLFRSLAYIHSQGVCHRDIKPQNLLVDPETAILKLCDFGSAKQLVRGEPNVSYICSRYYRAPELIFGATDYTSNIDIWSAGCVLAELLLGQPIFPGDSGVDQLVEIIKVLGTPTREQIREMNPNYTEFKFPQIKAHPWTKVFKPRTPPEAIALCSRLLEYTPVTRLSPLEACAHAFFDELRQPSARLPSGRELPLLFNFSPVELSIQPQLNSTLIPPHARAQTTPPSHEGSVSDSAAQPSSAPGPLSNST
- the gsk3ab gene encoding glycogen synthase kinase 3 alpha b isoform X3 codes for the protein MSGSGRPRTSSFAEPPGAPGAAAAAAGSAVAGGSAAGKTGASQASGSSSSGFGNLKMGRDSGKVTTVVATPGQGPDRPQEVSYTDIKVIGNGSFGVVYQARLIDSQEMVAIKKVLQDKRFKNRELQIMRKLDHCNIVRLRYFFYSSGEKKDEVYLNLVLDFVPETVYRVARHFNKAKTTIPIIYVKVYMYQLFRSLAYIHSQGVCHRDIKPQNLLVDPETAILKLCDFGSAKQLVRGEPNVSYICSRYYRAPELIFGATDYTSNIDIWSAGCVLAELLLGQPIFPGDSGVDQLVEIIKVLGTPTREQIREMNPNYTEFKFPQIKAHPWTKVFKPRTPPEAIALCSRLLEYTPVTRLSPLEACAHAFFDELRQPSARLPSGRELPLLFNFSPVELSIQPQLNSTLIPPHARAQTTPPSHDENLANSSMG